In Gossypium hirsutum isolate 1008001.06 chromosome D01, Gossypium_hirsutum_v2.1, whole genome shotgun sequence, the genomic window taaaaagtaaaagaagaagaagatatttATCAAACTATACAAAAATGTCAAAGTGTAATACTACattatcatatatattaatttaaaataagtcatataaaaaaattaatctcaaGATTAAAAGTGCCCATTTTAAAAAGTAAAGggggaaaataattaaattacaatagAGAAACTAAATCCAGAAAATATAGGATTCTATACACAATTTAACCGAGTTAATATGACCGTTCACAATAATGTCATTTGATTCATCAACCACCCAAATCATTAATAATATAGGTTATTATTATTCATGTTTGCCAACTATAATTGAGGGATTTTAAAGATAATGACTCGTATAAATGATTATATTTCATATAGTGACTGTACAACCTTTTTTCTAATatcataagaaaattttaaaaatgatcacATGTCACGCTATTTTATCTTTTTAGTAGAATTTACAATCATATTTCACCTTCTTAACTCttgtttgattatatttttagagctaaaatgtaattctaaaatttcaatagtttatatatttataatttataaatattcattttaggaggttaaaaagtataatttaattttttactaaattataattttataaaatttaaaggactaaagtaaaattttatagtCTAGAAAGTTGAGACCCCTATTAGTTTCGTTAGTGCTGCCCCTATTTTGAAATAAGAATAATACGTGATTAAGCACAACTTATGTCCTcattagttatattttttttttcataccGAAAATCATTGAAAGGGTTAAAACAAAAAGTAATGTTAATAGTGATTGATTCCGGCATGGAACAGTAGTGAGTGAAGTTGAAAGTGGATGTAGCACTCACTACCACCTTGAGAAAAATGTTGATCCCCAAATGGTTGGGGTTGGGGGAGTGGAACCCATCAATGGCTCTATCTGTCcatcacatatatttatttattcattcaataAGTCTCATATGTTCATGTCGTACAACTTACACGACAAACTTGGCTTGGTTTTGTCATCTTTTCGCACCAATATGTCTGACGTAAATCCTGCCACTGACCCAAAACTGAAACATTTTCACCTTTACTATACCCATATTCTTTGCTGcttttaatgttgtaattaaaaagaagaacaaagatgTATAAATATTGTTgtgtttgatgttttttttttcctttttttcttttgggtGGGTACGAAGGTGTTTTTGCATGCAACAACGTCCAAGAAACAAGCAATGCAATTGAAGATGAGGAACATAGAGTGGTGGATGAGGAAGAGGCGCCTGCCTTCTGGGTTCAAGCAAAGGGTCCGCAACTACGAGCGGCAACGGTGGGCGGCCATGCGTGGTGTCGATGAATGCCAGATGATCAGAAACCTCCCCGAGGGGCTCCGGAGAGATATCAAGTACCATCTTTGCCTGGATTTAGTTAGACAGGTACCAGTTTACCACTATAAATTACTATTATACTATTAGTTAGGTTTCaattattataaacaaaattcAATAACTCAAATGCAAGGAAAAGTAAAAGACATGAACCctaaatgagaaaatttaaaactttttgcaCAAAATTCGCATCTTTGATGGGGCCAAAGGAATCAGATTTTGAGAGGTACTAGACCATGTGTATTTGAGACATATAAATATACTTTGCAAAAGTTATATCATAAAAAGAAAGGATACAAGAATTTATTTTTTGGTATATAATTTAAGAATAATGGATGTAAAagaatattttcctttttaataggTGAAATTATACTATTAGTCCCTATTTTTTGTGTAAGTTGTAGGTTtaataattgtattttaatttgatcaattttaattctTGTACTTTTCGAAATTTGAAATTACAATCCTAAGTCAAACGGTAACAATAAAATCTATTTGGTTAGATTATGTTTTTAGTCATAAATTTGCATAAATTTGTAGATTTAATCTATGTTCTTAGCTTGGAACATTCTTACTTTCTTAGTCTttctgaatttcaaaattttagtcttgacgtAAACGacaattattaaatcaattacTAGCCTTTCTGTGAGTAATATGTAGAAACAACAAACTGACATAACATTACACATGTCATAATATATTTTCCATATCATATTCTAGAAATAGTAagacttaatgaatttaattgttaCCGTTGATTTAGtaaggattgaaattttaaagttcgaAAAGTACAATggttaaaaatgatcaaattaagctatatggactaaatccacaacttacataTGATACAGAACTAAATAGTTGAACATAAGTCCATTGTCATTTCATCTAGGGGTTTTCATGGATCGAGTTGAATCGAATCTAGCCCGACCCCATAAATagctatttattatttaaaaatataatttataattttgtataaaCTGATTTtttaccttttgttttattttatttatttaaattatactttttttatataactttaaatcatacttaaactactattttatttttcaatagtaATTAGCTTACTGGTACAgattaaatagttttttttaaaatgtagatTAAACAGTTAAACTTTCATTGTATGATCAAATATATTGGGCCGACAGTCCATAGCCCAACAAATCTACTAAAATAGTTTCAAAACAAACCaatttacaattaaaataaagggtaaactataaaagtagtcacttttatttgtcttagattatattttagttagttatgtttgaaatgttacgttttagtcgcTTACGTTATTGTTTTATTATGAAGTGGTCATTCTACCGTTAAGCTCCGCTACCTCCCTAATTGtggtcctacgtggcagtctaaattaaatttatttaattaaaaatctattttcattctAACAACTGACCATGGATGATTAATTTAAAACTAAGCTATaatttgaggatatattgtggaattaatttaaatattatgaatTTGTTAGTAATTCTAAGTTGGTTTCAGGTACCATTGTTTCAACACATGGATGATTTGGTCCTAGAAAACATTTGTGATCGTGTCAAATCTCTAATTTTCACCAAAGGAGAAACTGTAAGTattaatttctattttctttatcgGTTTAGCATTGAGGATgaatatttcaagaaaaataaaaaagatcaaAACTATTCTCATTGTAGATAACAAGAGAAGGTGACCCAGTACAAAGAATGCTATTTGTAGTAAGGGGACATCTCCAAAGCAGCCAAGTTCTTAGAGATGGTGTGAAAAGTTGCTGCATGTTAGGGCCCGGAAATTTCAGTGGCGATGAGCTCTTGTCATGGTGTCTTCGAAGACCCTTCATTGAGAGGCTCCCACCATCGACTTCCACCCTCGTAACGCTAGAAACTACCGAGGCATTTGGTCTCGATGCTGAGGATGTCAAATACGTCACACAACATTTCCGTTACACATTCGTTAACGAAAGGGTCAAGAGGAGTGCTCGGTATTATTCTCCGGGATGGCGGACTTGGGCTGCAGTGGCAATTCAATTGGCTTGGAGGCGGTACAAACACCGTTTAACCCTTACGTCATTGTCATTCATTAGGCCTCGGAGGCCGTTGTCGAGAAGTAATTCATTGGGGGAGGACAGACTCAGGCTTTATACAGCTATGTTAACTTCACCAAAACCAAATCAAGATGATttcgatttttgaaaaaaaaaaaaatttaaaatgatgctACATGGAATTCCCATGGTCCTTAAGTTTTAGTTTTCCAAATTAATGTTCGTTCTAATACCATTTGTAAGTACCTCGTATTTGGTATGAGAGCATTGTTCTTTACTTCGACTCAGCTTGCAGTTTTGtttttagaagaaaaagaaaatatttgtatctacagctatatatatatggtatCTTTCATGTGAATTTGGAGTTCCTTCaaataaatttcattgtttggGCTTATTTTATTGCAATAATGATGAAAACCAGGTTCATTTATCTATATCCAATGCACATTTAGATACTAAATATAAGATAAATTATATCGGACCGTATATTCATATCCGACACTCTCTCGTATCTGAATTTTCTTCATCTCCAAGGGACACAAATTTGATCGATGAAGCGGAAAACTCCTTTTCTTGTTTTCATTAAATTTGAGGACTAAAACTAAAGTTGGTACaaaaaaggtaaagaaaatgtaAGTAAAATGCTAAGCTTTGAGTGTCTCTAAAGCAGAAAAGTGGTGTGGGTCAGGTTCAGTGGCAGCAGAGCCCCTGAAAAGCAAAATAGCAAGGCTGCCAATGCAAAAATATATGAAGCAACCAGAGCAGTGTGTCACAAATGATCCAAAATCAGTTCCCACAATGCATTGCCATCCACTTCCATATGCTCTATCAAATTCCTGCATGAAATACAAAACATCAACACACGAACATTGTGGATTACATCATTAAACAATTCGAAACTTGTTACCTTCTTTATGAAGCGTGCGATCTCAGTAGCCTCGGTGACATCGAAGAAATCGAGGGCTTTAGCAGCTACATCCAGAGCAACCTgctgcatggtttgaagcatatCGGTTTCTCCGACGACTGCCTTGCCTTCCAGCATGGCTGAACCTgcaacaaaaaagaagaagaagaagaaagcttTGAGCTGATTGAGTGAAGCAAAGTAAAGCTCTCTTTATACTGCGATATATGGATTAaatacaagtggtggtggaggtAATTCTGAGCTGGGAATAAAAGGGTAACCACGCAATGGAACTTATGCTGATGAGTCATTTGGTAGTGCAGAACCAGAAACTAGTGGACCATTTTGATTGTAGATTTTGTTATAGTGAGCCACTACTTTGGAGAACAGCTCATGGAATACAAGGGAATTGGGAGGGTTGGTTTTAGGTTAGTCATGCTAAAATACAACACCATGGTGGTCCAATTTAGTGCATACACATGGAGTTCTCCTTGTGGCTAGGAGATACTATTTATTTGTCTACTTCTGGAAAGAGTTAGAGGATGGGATTGTAAGTGATGTGAACCAGAAGATTAATCCATTTATGAACAGTTAATGAGATACTGGGTTTATTGGTTAAGCATGATTTAAAGCAAATAAGGTAATCTTTGTTGAACTAATCTGCAGAAAAATGCAgaagataattttttttgagttcATCAGCCATTTAGGGAATTACTTGGTTTGTCAGAAATATGAAGTCTAAGGTAATTTTGTTGTTTAACATTATACATTAGGTTTAATTATCAAGATTTTAGCCATTGATTTGGGAATATTTATCTGTATATACGTTGCTGATTCATGTCTTTTTCATAAGGAAACAAATCAAAATTGTAAGGAATTAGAAAAAAAGAACCCCATTGGATTATGAAAGGACCATACAAAGATACTCCTAGTTCCACTGATTGTGTTGTTTGAAAGTGAAAGAAATTAGAGGGGCCATCAGTTCATTAACTGTCAATGATACAAATACGAAACTTCAATTACCTACTATCTGTTGAGTCGAATGGTAAAGAagttaatatttgttaaaaaaatttctgTGACGTTAAAACAATTTTCTCTCGTGTAAAAATTTAATCTGATTCGACTCCAAATCTTTTAGAGAAAAATCCAAACCATTTGCATCCAAATATAGAGTAAAGGATTGATTACCTTCACAAAAAATGAAACATGCTAATATCCTTCATGTCAAAGTTTCTGGATATTAGCAAAGCCTCGAGAAGATGTctgaataaataaaagtgaaaaattacACCAATCCAGAAGAGAGTACAACAAAGTTACGTTGCACTTGTAACGATACCGACTAAGTTAAGGCTCcataaatttaattgataatagtttttttattatacaaTATTGAGGTAGGAGGATGAAAGTAACACGGTTTGAATTTATGTTAAATAGACATCTAATATCAGTTTTAACCACCCCTCCATATAATTTAAGACTTTATTGATAAtaattatttctttatatttgttattattatattcctatttttaatcaaaatttttatcattaaaactatttaaaaatgattattaattgttttaaatGCAAATAATTTAATGTAATACATAAATGAATcacatataagttttaaaatgttcaaattttacttgaattaaaatataatttaatttttctattgaaTCTTAATTCAAT contains:
- the LOC107917770 gene encoding dynein light chain 2, cytoplasmic yields the protein MLEGKAVVGETDMLQTMQQVALDVAAKALDFFDVTEATEIARFIKKEFDRAYGSGWQCIVGTDFGSFVTHCSGCFIYFCIGSLAILLFRGSAATEPDPHHFSALETLKA